In one Acomys russatus chromosome X, mAcoRus1.1, whole genome shotgun sequence genomic region, the following are encoded:
- the LOC127184938 gene encoding LOW QUALITY PROTEIN: melanoma antigen preferentially expressed in tumors-like (The sequence of the model RefSeq protein was modified relative to this genomic sequence to represent the inferred CDS: inserted 1 base in 1 codon): MHHKDPAILLHLAVQGLLRNEPIIIQSLEEIRRDLFVPLFTSAFLGGHKKTLTAMVKVWPFYCLHIGTLRVNETQSELLKAMIDGLQFLPAINSASPRQDSESGGSKLKILDLRQDGDCRTTCFQMRTKFLFCFQSCSYSQASVLKRAGQHNTVDLGSEVQMSSCPTTELLVDVSLDSTLRSREFFDLLMSKVEQSSESLHLCCRYLQIDKLSDYKNTLKLLNLSCVDHLAIDWTSLNDITTPMSQMVHLDSLSLSKITLRSLNGKIFKSLLTELXAIDHLQELNLSFFCLTNRLHKLLRVLPHYLDFLNLPFCELSYFRFLSQCPQATHLKLLNFSNNPISWGDCEPFQILMENVPGTLQLLEINHCLTTDSIISSLIPVLSHCSHLCVFSFASNPITMSMLMRILQNLLPLMELDYVIYPVPVHCYERQYYQGSLDQQKLANVQAQPKAMLQAAKRSNRNWITFSE, from the exons ATGCACCACAAGGACCCAGCCATCCTGTTACATCTTGCTGTACAGGGTCTGCTCAGGAATGAGCCTATAATAATCCAATCTCTTGAAGAGATCCGACGAGatctttttgttcctttgttcacCTCTGCCTTCTTGGGTGGGCATAAGAAGACACTGACAGCAATGGTGAAGGTTTGGCCCTTTTATTGTCTCCACATTGGAACATTAAGAGTAAATGAAACACAAAGTGAACTCTTGAAAGCCATGATTGATGGTCTTCAATTCCTTCCTGCCATAAACTCTGCTTCTCCTCGGCAAGATTCT gaaagtgg AGGCTCCAAACTGAAGATCCTAGATTTGAGGCAGGATGGTGACTGCAGGACCACATGTTTTCAAATGAGGAccaaatttcttttctgttttcagtctTGCTCTTACTCTCAAGCCTCTGTCCTAAAGAGAGCAGGCCAACATAACACTGTAGATTTAGGCTCTGAGGTTCAGATGTCCAGCTGTCCCACTACTGAATTACTAGTGGACGTTTCCCTTGACAGTACCTTGAGATCAAGGGAATTTTTTGATTTGCTTATGAGTAAAGTTGAGCAGAGCTCAGAGTCCTTGCACCTCTGCTGTCGGTATTTGCAAATTGATAAGCTGTCTGACTATAAAAATACCTTGAAGCTTCTGAATCTGTCATGTGTTGATCACCTGGCCATTGACTGGACTTCCCTGAATGATATCACCACCCCTATGTCTCAGATGGTTCACCTGGACAGTCTCAGTCTCTCTAAAATCACCCTTAGATCCTTGAATGGGAAGATATTCAAAAGTCTCCTCACCGAAC AAGCAATAGACCACCTTCAGGAACTCAACCTGTCTTTCTTCTGCCTAACAAATCGTCTACACAAATTGCTCAG AGTCCTGCCACATTATCTGGATTTCTTGAATCTGCCTTTCTGTGAGCTTTctt ACTTCAGATTTCTGTCCCAGTGTCCTCAGGCCACTCACCTCAAGCTGCTGAATTTCAGTAACAATCCAATATCATGGGGAGATTGTGAGCCCTTCCAAATTCTTATGGAGAATGTCCCTGGTACCCTGCAGCTTCTAGAGATAAATCATTGTCTTACAACAGattctatcatatcttctctTATCCCGGTCCTAAGCCACTGTTCCCACCTCTGTGTGTTTAGTTTTGCTTCTAATCCCATTACAATGTCTATGCTCATGAGAATTTTGCAAAACTTACTACCCCTAATGGAGTTGGATTATGTGATTTACCCTGTCCCAGTACACTGCTATGAACGACAGTATTATCAGGGTAGCTTAGACCAACAGAAGCTTGCCAATGTTCAGGCACAACCGAAGGCAATGCTACAGGCAGCAAAGAGAAGTAACAGGAATTGGATCACCTTTTCAGAGTGA